In Actinoplanes sp. NBC_00393, a single genomic region encodes these proteins:
- a CDS encoding TPM domain-containing protein, giving the protein MHAVTDVVKSGRTLAALVILLLAGLLAAPGAAYADAPGRLAAQVTDPAGVLSDRAGMDAALRQLQQETGIQLFVVFVGSFDGLPAQQWTDETARLSDLGDRDALLAVATTDRAYAYSFPDDSRLSDSDLADVAADDIEPALARQDWSGAVIAAAGGYEDAVGGGGGAGLTGALLVIAAVLIGALVWVWLRRRRAGAKVAQPAAVAGPSLEELTNQANALLIELDDDLRASEREGELATAQYGAAATERFQAALTAARGNVAEAFRLRMTLEEVPAPDEPTRRSTLTRIIELCCDADARLDAESEAFDRLRDLEGRAAEVAADLDRQRAAVEAALPAAAARIEDMRATYSGSTVTAIAGNVDQARERLAFAATALDRARAALSGAAQGSVDTAAPLAPDTDSATAARAQGPATGAEAGPGAGAGLGAEVGPGAGAGLGAGAGLGAGAGLGAGAGLGAEVGPSAGAVPPPEAAPGGGAVPDAGGVVTGRAEAALAVRAAEQAIDQAGQLVTAVDKAASELPAARAAADALMSEIAAELSAGHAALAGNTPAPAGLAAAVATAEQTLTGARAALGTSRPDPVEIVARLQAADAALDSALAAVQEQTERDTHARTLLAQTLPVARAEVAATDDFIATRRGAIGQEARVRLSEAHRHLALAEQAATSDPATALREAEQARQLAAAAGHAAQADVHAWTTTDPYGRRTGGIDAGSFAGAVLGGILAGGMRSGGGHGGWGGGGGSWGGGGFGGSGSRARRTGGGGGGRRGGGGRF; this is encoded by the coding sequence GTGCACGCCGTTACGGATGTCGTGAAGAGCGGGCGGACCCTGGCCGCCCTGGTGATTCTCCTGCTCGCCGGCCTGCTCGCGGCGCCGGGCGCCGCGTACGCCGACGCGCCGGGCCGTCTCGCCGCCCAGGTGACCGACCCGGCCGGGGTGCTCAGCGACCGGGCCGGCATGGACGCGGCGCTGCGGCAACTGCAGCAGGAGACCGGCATCCAGCTGTTCGTGGTGTTCGTCGGCTCCTTCGACGGGCTGCCGGCGCAGCAGTGGACCGACGAGACCGCCCGGCTCAGCGACCTCGGCGACCGCGACGCGCTGCTGGCGGTCGCCACCACCGACCGGGCGTACGCCTACTCGTTCCCCGACGACTCCCGGCTCAGCGACAGCGACCTCGCCGACGTGGCCGCCGACGACATCGAACCGGCGCTGGCCCGGCAGGACTGGTCCGGCGCCGTGATCGCCGCGGCGGGCGGTTACGAGGATGCCGTCGGAGGCGGCGGGGGCGCGGGGCTCACCGGAGCGCTGTTGGTGATTGCCGCTGTGCTGATCGGGGCCCTGGTCTGGGTCTGGCTGCGCCGGCGCCGGGCCGGGGCGAAGGTGGCACAGCCGGCCGCCGTCGCCGGCCCGAGCCTGGAGGAATTGACGAACCAGGCGAACGCCCTGCTCATCGAACTGGACGACGATCTGCGGGCCAGCGAACGCGAGGGCGAGCTGGCGACCGCCCAGTACGGTGCGGCAGCGACCGAACGCTTCCAGGCCGCGCTCACGGCCGCACGCGGCAACGTCGCCGAGGCGTTCCGGCTCAGAATGACCCTCGAGGAGGTGCCGGCGCCCGACGAGCCCACCCGCCGCAGCACCCTCACCCGGATCATCGAACTGTGCTGCGACGCCGACGCCCGGCTGGACGCGGAGTCGGAGGCGTTCGACCGGCTGCGCGACCTGGAGGGCCGGGCCGCCGAGGTGGCCGCCGACCTGGACCGGCAGCGGGCCGCCGTCGAGGCGGCGCTGCCCGCCGCGGCCGCCCGCATCGAGGACATGCGCGCCACCTACAGCGGTTCGACGGTGACCGCGATCGCCGGCAACGTCGACCAGGCGCGCGAGCGTCTCGCCTTCGCGGCCACCGCCCTGGACCGGGCCCGAGCCGCGTTGTCCGGCGCCGCACAGGGCAGCGTCGACACGGCAGCGCCCCTCGCCCCGGACACCGACTCCGCGACGGCCGCCCGTGCCCAGGGCCCAGCGACCGGCGCCGAGGCCGGGCCGGGTGCAGGCGCCGGGCTGGGCGCTGAGGTCGGGCCGGGTGCAGGCGCCGGGCTGGGCGCAGGCGCCGGGCTGGGCGCAGGCGCCGGGCTGGGTGCAGGCGCCGGGCTGGGCGCTGAGGTCGGCCCGAGTGCTGGAGCCGTGCCGCCTCCTGAGGCCGCGCCGGGTGGCGGGGCCGTGCCGGATGCTGGGGGCGTGGTGACCGGCCGTGCCGAGGCGGCGCTCGCGGTGCGGGCGGCGGAGCAGGCGATCGACCAGGCCGGTCAGCTGGTGACGGCGGTCGACAAGGCCGCCAGTGAGCTGCCGGCCGCCCGGGCCGCCGCGGACGCGCTGATGTCCGAGATCGCCGCTGAGCTGTCGGCCGGCCACGCCGCCCTGGCAGGCAACACCCCGGCGCCGGCCGGGCTGGCCGCCGCGGTGGCGACCGCTGAGCAGACCCTGACCGGGGCGCGCGCCGCGCTCGGCACCTCCCGGCCGGACCCGGTGGAGATCGTCGCGCGATTGCAGGCCGCCGACGCCGCCCTGGACAGCGCCCTCGCCGCAGTGCAGGAACAGACCGAACGGGACACCCACGCCCGTACCCTGCTGGCGCAGACCCTGCCGGTGGCCCGCGCCGAGGTGGCCGCGACCGACGATTTCATCGCGACCCGCCGCGGTGCGATCGGCCAGGAGGCCCGGGTCCGCCTCTCCGAAGCGCATCGCCATCTGGCCCTGGCGGAGCAGGCGGCCACCAGCGACCCGGCCACCGCCCTGCGCGAGGCCGAACAGGCACGGCAGTTGGCCGCTGCCGCAGGGCACGCCGCGCAGGCAGATGTGCACGCTTGGACCACGACTGATCCGTACGGGCGTCGCACCGGCGGCATCGACGCGGGCTCTTTCGCCGGCGCGGTCCTCGGCGGCATCCTGGCCGGCGGCATGCGCTCCGGCGGCGGGCACGGCGGCTGGGGCGGCGGTGGCGGCAGCTGGGGTGGCGGCGGCTTCGGCGGCAGTGGCTCACGGGCCCGCCGCACCGGCGGAGGCGGAGGCGGCCGCCGAGGTGGTGGCGGCCGGTTCTGA
- a CDS encoding STAS domain-containing protein, translated as MRTHAEGPAGNDPVMPDAVATVHGDTLTLQLTGDIDAFTAPTLLEQAHKIVASGTVRHVDVDLTEVTFSDAAAVRALSRLAAEATDRRASFGMRDARPHIRWLLQQVGAGHLLTEPD; from the coding sequence ATGAGAACACACGCCGAGGGCCCGGCCGGCAACGATCCGGTGATGCCGGACGCCGTCGCGACCGTGCACGGCGACACCCTGACCCTGCAACTCACCGGCGACATCGACGCCTTCACCGCGCCCACCCTGCTGGAGCAGGCACACAAGATCGTCGCCTCCGGCACGGTACGCCACGTCGATGTGGACCTGACCGAGGTCACCTTCAGCGACGCCGCCGCCGTGCGGGCCCTCAGCCGTCTCGCCGCGGAGGCCACCGACCGCAGGGCCAGCTTCGGGATGCGTGACGCGCGGCCGCACATCCGGTGGTTGCTTCAGCAGGTCGGGGCCGGCCACCTGCTCACCGAGCCCGACTAG
- a CDS encoding cation:proton antiporter domain-containing protein: MILSLVVIAAVTGVWALVAGRLRRWHVQLPLVMVLAGIVVGLHPGNTVVETLNSEVAQHAAEVILAVLLFVDATKIGGGRLLGDEPGLAVRMLVLALPLSIAVAFLLGAVLLPATFGWPALLLIACMLVPIDLNPAESLLAGGFVPARVRGVLSVESGYNDGFVSPVFAFALILAGTSSQADTPMEALGTAVPSAVTAIVSGLLFGAAIASLMNVTQRAGWMTGQSRRIAVVVAPLLSYTATVAVGGNGFVASFVCGITFRYLREVVPRRRIKEVHTTDDLQLLEDVTALLTIGMWLYLGNATVLAVRDGVSWRIVLFCVAVLTVVRFVPVQLAAIGSALSRRERLALAAIGPRGTSSVVFGLLAFNDLPAGELADTALTAMTITVVGGVLLFGGLPVGLVDRAVSRVRKQPC; the protein is encoded by the coding sequence ATGATCCTCAGCCTGGTCGTGATCGCGGCGGTGACCGGTGTGTGGGCGCTCGTCGCCGGGCGGCTGCGGCGCTGGCACGTTCAGCTTCCGCTGGTGATGGTGCTGGCCGGGATCGTGGTCGGGCTGCACCCGGGCAACACGGTCGTCGAGACGCTGAACTCGGAGGTCGCCCAGCACGCGGCCGAGGTGATCCTCGCGGTGCTGCTGTTCGTCGACGCCACGAAGATCGGCGGGGGACGGCTGCTCGGGGACGAGCCGGGTCTGGCCGTACGGATGCTGGTCCTCGCCCTGCCGTTGAGCATCGCGGTGGCGTTCCTGCTCGGCGCGGTGCTGCTGCCCGCCACGTTCGGCTGGCCGGCCCTGCTACTGATCGCCTGCATGCTCGTACCCATCGATCTGAATCCGGCCGAGTCCCTGCTGGCCGGCGGTTTCGTGCCGGCCCGGGTGCGTGGGGTGCTGAGCGTGGAGAGTGGCTACAACGACGGTTTCGTCTCCCCGGTGTTCGCGTTCGCGCTGATCCTGGCCGGGACCTCGTCGCAGGCCGACACCCCGATGGAGGCCCTGGGCACGGCGGTGCCCAGCGCGGTGACGGCGATCGTGTCGGGTCTGCTGTTCGGCGCGGCGATCGCCTCGCTGATGAACGTGACGCAGCGGGCCGGCTGGATGACCGGGCAGTCGCGGCGCATCGCCGTGGTGGTCGCGCCGCTGTTGAGCTACACGGCCACCGTCGCGGTCGGCGGGAACGGGTTCGTGGCGTCGTTCGTCTGCGGCATCACCTTCCGCTACCTGCGCGAGGTCGTTCCCCGGCGGCGGATCAAGGAAGTGCACACCACGGACGATCTGCAGCTGCTGGAGGACGTGACCGCGCTGCTCACCATCGGCATGTGGCTCTACCTGGGCAATGCCACGGTGCTGGCGGTGCGCGACGGGGTGAGCTGGCGGATCGTGTTGTTCTGCGTGGCCGTGCTGACCGTGGTCCGGTTCGTGCCGGTGCAGCTGGCGGCGATCGGCTCGGCGCTGAGCAGACGCGAGCGGCTGGCGCTGGCCGCGATCGGGCCGCGCGGCACGTCGTCGGTGGTGTTCGGGTTGCTGGCGTTCAACGATCTGCCGGCCGGTGAGCTGGCGGACACCGCGCTGACGGCCATGACGATCACGGTGGTCGGTGGTGTGCTGCTGTTCGGCGGCCTTCCGGTTGGGCTGGTTGACAGGGCTGTTTCGCGGGTCCGGAAGCAGCCCTGTTGA
- a CDS encoding FAD-dependent oxidoreductase, which translates to MGEQSFDFVVVGSGTGMLAALTAAEAGLSVLIVEKSRYFGGSTALSGGGFWIPNNALLQQAGVTDSPERVREYLRNVTAGESPESRWETHVLHGPAAVEVMRRRTPLKYQWMTGYADYFPELPGGSAVGRAIEPKPFDVRRLGADRARLRPPALSAPFPMPVSGRTYKWLNLVARHPRGIVTGAKLLGLGVGGLAIRREYQAGGAALAAGLFAGVRKSGIPVWFETPLTDLLIEDGKVTGVVVQKDGKSVTVRAERGVLLSAGGFDRNRALRHEHQSDQLDTDWCLGNPENTGDAIEIAKAAGADLAFMNEAWWFPALPIPGPMPGPLLAERSLPGQIIVDQQGRRFMNEAVNYMTAGQILIKEQLPVWMVFDQRYRNRYVFGGGVFPRQQLPKAWYEAGVAVKAGTVAELAGKTGLAELPATLERFNLLAASGRDDDFHRGDSAYDRYYGDPSITPNPCLGPIDEGPFYAIKVVPGDLGTCGGVRADALGRALRPDGTVIEGLYATGNAAGNAFGRVYPGPGATIGQGLSFGYAAAQHAAGKLAPA; encoded by the coding sequence ATGGGCGAGCAAAGCTTTGACTTCGTGGTCGTCGGCTCGGGAACGGGGATGCTCGCGGCGCTGACCGCAGCCGAAGCCGGCCTGTCCGTCCTGATCGTCGAGAAGTCCCGCTACTTCGGCGGCTCCACCGCGCTGTCCGGTGGCGGCTTCTGGATCCCGAACAACGCCCTGCTGCAGCAGGCGGGCGTGACCGACAGCCCGGAGCGCGTCCGCGAATATCTGCGCAACGTCACCGCCGGCGAGTCACCGGAGTCCCGCTGGGAGACCCACGTCCTGCACGGCCCGGCCGCCGTCGAGGTGATGCGCCGCCGGACGCCGTTGAAGTACCAGTGGATGACCGGCTACGCCGACTACTTCCCGGAGCTGCCCGGCGGGTCAGCAGTGGGCCGCGCGATCGAACCGAAGCCGTTCGACGTACGCCGCCTCGGTGCCGACCGTGCCCGGCTGCGGCCGCCGGCGCTCTCGGCGCCGTTCCCCATGCCGGTCTCCGGCCGCACCTACAAGTGGCTCAACCTGGTCGCGCGGCATCCGCGCGGCATCGTGACCGGCGCCAAGCTGCTCGGACTCGGGGTCGGCGGCCTGGCGATCCGCCGCGAATATCAGGCCGGCGGCGCCGCCCTGGCGGCCGGGCTCTTCGCCGGGGTGCGCAAGTCGGGCATCCCGGTCTGGTTCGAGACGCCGCTGACCGACCTGCTGATCGAGGACGGCAAGGTCACCGGAGTCGTGGTCCAGAAAGACGGAAAGAGCGTCACGGTACGCGCGGAGCGTGGCGTCCTGCTCTCGGCCGGCGGCTTCGATCGCAACCGGGCGCTGCGCCACGAGCACCAGTCCGACCAGCTCGACACCGACTGGTGCCTGGGCAACCCGGAGAACACCGGCGACGCCATCGAGATCGCCAAGGCGGCCGGCGCCGACCTGGCGTTCATGAACGAGGCGTGGTGGTTCCCGGCGCTCCCGATTCCCGGCCCGATGCCCGGCCCGCTGCTGGCCGAACGCTCGCTGCCCGGCCAGATCATCGTCGACCAGCAGGGCCGGCGGTTCATGAACGAGGCCGTCAACTACATGACCGCCGGGCAGATCCTGATCAAGGAGCAGCTGCCGGTGTGGATGGTCTTCGACCAGCGCTACCGCAACCGTTACGTGTTCGGCGGCGGCGTCTTCCCGCGCCAGCAGCTGCCGAAGGCCTGGTACGAGGCCGGCGTTGCGGTCAAGGCCGGCACGGTGGCCGAACTGGCCGGCAAGACCGGCCTGGCCGAGCTGCCCGCGACCCTCGAACGGTTCAATCTGCTCGCCGCCTCCGGCCGCGACGACGACTTCCACCGTGGTGACAGCGCCTACGACCGCTACTACGGCGACCCGAGCATCACCCCGAACCCGTGCCTCGGACCGATCGACGAAGGCCCGTTCTACGCCATCAAGGTCGTTCCCGGCGACCTCGGCACCTGCGGCGGCGTCCGCGCGGACGCGCTCGGCCGGGCGCTGCGCCCCGACGGCACCGTGATCGAGGGCCTCTATGCCACCGGCAACGCCGCGGGCAACGCCTTCGGCCGCGTCTACCCCGGCCCGGGCGCCACCATCGGCCAAGGTCTGAGCTTCGGCTACGCGGCGGCCCAGCACGCGGCGGGCAAGCTGGCGCCGGCCTGA
- a CDS encoding adenylate kinase, with amino-acid sequence MGNSPNLTTGPLAASIILTGAPGSGKGTQASILARRRSLPHLSTGDLFRSHIARGTELGRAAQRHIDAGHYVPDEVTNAMVRDHIERTAPDGRIILDGFPRTRAQVDFLDTLLTDVVVLNLVVEPAELLRRLEHRATVGGRSDDAAEVVRERLALYAVESEPVLAAYRDRGLLRDLDGAGELHAVARRIDEALATLPAASC; translated from the coding sequence TTGGGAAATTCGCCGAACCTGACCACCGGCCCGCTCGCCGCGAGCATCATCCTGACCGGCGCGCCCGGCTCCGGCAAAGGCACCCAGGCCTCGATCCTCGCCCGGCGCCGCAGCCTGCCGCACCTGTCCACCGGCGATCTGTTCCGCAGTCACATCGCGCGCGGCACCGAACTCGGGCGCGCCGCCCAGCGGCACATCGACGCGGGCCACTACGTGCCGGACGAGGTGACGAACGCGATGGTCCGCGACCACATCGAGCGGACCGCCCCGGACGGCCGGATCATCCTGGACGGCTTTCCGCGTACGCGTGCGCAGGTCGACTTCCTCGACACGCTGCTGACCGATGTCGTGGTCCTCAACCTGGTCGTCGAGCCGGCCGAGCTGCTGCGCCGGCTGGAACACCGCGCCACGGTCGGCGGCCGCAGCGACGACGCGGCGGAGGTGGTCCGGGAACGGCTCGCCCTGTACGCGGTGGAGAGCGAACCGGTGCTGGCGGCGTACCGGGACCGCGGGCTGCTGCGCGACCTGGACGGCGCCGGCGAGTTGCACGCGGTGGCCCGGCGCATCGACGAGGCGCTGGCCACGCTGCCGGCCGCCAGCTGCTGA
- a CDS encoding SDR family NAD(P)-dependent oxidoreductase — protein MLDKRKTFPDAVVLVTGASSGIGRATALAFAAEGARLVLAARSPGALAEVERDCRARGAQVLVVPTDIGDPAAVERLAHSAVQRYGRIDVWVEAAAVGIAGPLGSESVDEIRRLVDTNVFGSVLCSRAALTTFRRQGDGTLVLVGSLLSVFPNPTIPLYSMSKFAIRGLALSLQQAVARHPRIRVSLVLPGPVDTPFFRRAANHSGRQLRAIPPAYAPERIAAKIVSCARRPRRQATAGVVSHLALVAHRLAPRVTETVVGQWGGALVTRAAGAAPGPGALFDPPPTGTVHGGYRRGRLRRRLGEWLGAAQVRGHRASPG, from the coding sequence GTGCTGGACAAGCGGAAGACCTTTCCTGACGCCGTCGTGCTGGTCACCGGCGCGTCGAGCGGCATCGGCCGTGCCACCGCGCTGGCGTTCGCTGCCGAGGGAGCCAGACTGGTGCTGGCCGCCCGCAGCCCCGGAGCGCTCGCCGAGGTGGAGCGGGACTGCCGGGCACGCGGTGCACAGGTCCTCGTGGTGCCGACCGACATCGGCGATCCGGCAGCGGTCGAGCGGCTGGCCCACTCGGCGGTGCAGCGGTACGGGCGGATCGACGTCTGGGTCGAAGCCGCGGCCGTCGGTATCGCCGGGCCGCTCGGCTCGGAATCGGTCGACGAGATCCGCCGGCTCGTCGACACCAACGTGTTCGGCAGTGTGCTGTGCTCCCGGGCCGCGCTGACGACTTTCCGCCGGCAGGGCGACGGCACCCTCGTGCTGGTCGGATCGTTGTTGTCGGTGTTCCCGAACCCGACGATCCCGCTCTATTCGATGAGCAAGTTCGCCATCCGCGGGCTGGCCCTGAGCCTGCAGCAGGCGGTCGCCCGTCATCCCCGGATCCGGGTGAGCCTGGTGCTGCCCGGGCCGGTCGACACCCCCTTCTTCCGGCGGGCCGCCAACCACTCGGGTCGTCAACTGCGGGCCATCCCGCCCGCGTACGCCCCGGAGCGGATCGCCGCCAAAATCGTCAGCTGCGCCCGCCGGCCCCGCCGGCAGGCCACTGCGGGAGTGGTCTCGCACCTGGCGCTGGTCGCACACCGGCTGGCGCCGCGGGTCACCGAGACGGTGGTGGGCCAGTGGGGCGGGGCCCTCGTGACCAGGGCGGCCGGCGCGGCGCCCGGCCCGGGAGCGCTGTTCGACCCGCCGCCGACCGGCACGGTGCACGGCGGCTACCGGCGCGGCCGGCTGCGCCGCCGGCTCGGCGAATGGCTCGGCGCCGCCCAGGTGCGCGGGCATCGGGCGTCTCCGGGCTGA
- a CDS encoding lipase family protein — translation MSVRTRILAATLTATIVGAAVAPPPAQAAVTSRGVTIPAFYTPPATLPGADGALIRTEPLPLALSLPGITGTLPGRATRIMYKSTDSTGNPVAVTGAYLEPAAAWRGAGPRPLVVLAPGTMGQGDQCSTSLALQRGLVLGVDQGQTTVSIGYEVLAMYRLLARGVAVVQTDYPGLGATDRLHTYVNRVDSGHAVLDAARAAKALPGTSLTARSAVGLYGYSQGGGAVASAAELQSSYAPDVRLKATYAGAPPADLHEVTAAIDGSELLGALGWSVNGFAQSEPGLQPLLDEYVSDAGRAALKDLSTMCVGDAIFGYAGKRSSGWTKNGQTVSQIIEAEPRLRAYIDRQLLGTRKPAGVVRVATGVNDNLVPHAQARTMAADWCRRGGDVVYAPVSLPRTGSPLINHFGPLLTDQGTAVDWLTLRLAGLPALSTCAMLR, via the coding sequence ATGTCCGTACGCACCCGCATCCTCGCCGCAACGCTCACCGCAACCATCGTCGGCGCCGCCGTCGCCCCGCCGCCCGCACAGGCCGCCGTCACGTCCCGCGGCGTCACGATCCCCGCCTTCTACACCCCGCCCGCGACCCTGCCCGGCGCCGACGGCGCCCTGATCCGCACCGAACCGCTTCCGCTCGCGCTGTCGCTGCCCGGGATCACCGGCACGCTGCCCGGCCGCGCGACCCGGATCATGTACAAGTCCACCGACTCGACCGGCAACCCGGTCGCCGTGACCGGCGCCTACCTGGAGCCGGCCGCCGCCTGGCGGGGCGCCGGACCGCGTCCGCTGGTCGTGCTCGCCCCCGGCACGATGGGCCAGGGCGACCAGTGCAGCACCTCGCTGGCCCTGCAACGCGGACTCGTCCTCGGCGTGGACCAGGGCCAGACCACGGTGTCGATCGGCTACGAGGTCCTGGCCATGTACCGGCTGCTCGCCAGGGGCGTCGCGGTCGTGCAGACCGACTACCCCGGGCTCGGCGCCACCGACCGGCTGCACACCTACGTCAACCGGGTCGATTCCGGGCATGCGGTGCTCGACGCCGCCCGCGCCGCCAAGGCGCTGCCCGGCACGTCGCTCACCGCCAGGTCGGCCGTCGGCCTGTACGGCTACTCGCAGGGCGGCGGCGCGGTCGCCTCGGCGGCGGAACTGCAGTCGTCGTACGCCCCCGACGTGCGGCTGAAGGCCACCTACGCGGGCGCCCCACCGGCTGACCTGCACGAGGTCACGGCGGCGATCGACGGCAGCGAACTGCTCGGCGCGCTCGGCTGGTCGGTCAACGGGTTCGCCCAATCCGAGCCCGGCCTGCAGCCGCTGCTCGACGAGTACGTCAGCGACGCCGGCCGGGCCGCGCTCAAGGACCTGTCCACCATGTGCGTCGGGGACGCGATCTTCGGGTACGCCGGCAAGCGCAGTTCGGGGTGGACAAAGAACGGGCAGACGGTCAGTCAGATCATCGAGGCGGAACCGCGGCTGCGGGCGTACATCGATCGGCAGCTCCTCGGCACCCGCAAGCCCGCCGGGGTGGTGCGGGTGGCCACCGGCGTCAACGACAACCTGGTGCCACACGCCCAAGCCCGCACGATGGCCGCCGACTGGTGCCGCCGTGGCGGCGACGTCGTGTACGCCCCGGTCAGCCTGCCCCGCACCGGCAGCCCGCTGATCAACCACTTCGGCCCGCTGCTCACCGACCAGGGCACCGCCGTCGACTGGCTGACGCTCCGGCTCGCCGGCCTGCCGGCCCTCTCCACCTGCGCGATGCTGCGCTGA
- a CDS encoding BCCT family transporter, producing MDGFRTDRPLVLAGTTGVLAIVVWAVLAPDAVARAGDAGLSWTISTFGWFFVLAADAFLVLAVVLAAGRFGRIRLGADEDEPEFTALAWVAMMFSAGMGIGLLFYAVAEPIQHFASPPPASGAVPQTGHAASVAMQYTLFHWTLHPWAIYAIAGLALAYSTFRKGRGTQLSAAFRPLLGARADGLPGRVVDLLAIFATVFGSATSLGLGALQVAAGLGIVAGVPDTRTVELIIIGGLTAAFCASAFSGLQRGVKWLSTINVCLAVLLMVFVFVIGPTVYTLEVLPAAVGDYLNNLLVMSTRTGAFSDPDWMGAWTLFYWAWWISWAPFVGTFIARISRGRTVRQFVVGVLLVPSGASAVWFSIMGGSALRTQASGSADLVADLRDGAEYALFGLFEALPLAAVTTTLAMVLVGAFFITSADSASLVLASLSSRGALRPHRLLVVMWGVLMGAVAAGLLLAGGLQALQQATIVIALPFVVVLLALAASLVKEMAGDPAAGARPRRARPHGLGDAVRTVRPERATD from the coding sequence ATGGACGGCTTTCGCACGGATCGCCCGCTGGTGCTGGCCGGCACCACCGGAGTGCTGGCGATCGTGGTGTGGGCCGTGCTGGCGCCCGACGCGGTCGCCCGGGCCGGTGACGCCGGGCTCAGCTGGACGATCAGCACCTTCGGCTGGTTCTTCGTGCTGGCCGCCGACGCGTTCCTGGTGCTCGCGGTGGTGCTCGCCGCCGGCCGGTTCGGGCGGATCCGGCTCGGCGCCGACGAGGACGAGCCGGAGTTCACCGCGCTGGCCTGGGTGGCGATGATGTTCAGCGCCGGAATGGGGATCGGCCTGCTGTTCTACGCCGTCGCCGAGCCGATTCAACATTTCGCGTCGCCGCCGCCGGCGTCCGGGGCGGTGCCGCAGACCGGTCACGCGGCGTCGGTCGCGATGCAGTACACCCTGTTCCACTGGACCCTGCACCCGTGGGCGATCTACGCGATCGCCGGGCTGGCGCTGGCCTACTCGACGTTTCGCAAAGGGCGCGGCACTCAGCTCTCGGCGGCGTTCCGGCCGCTGCTCGGCGCGCGTGCCGACGGCCTGCCGGGCCGGGTGGTCGACCTGCTGGCGATCTTCGCAACCGTGTTCGGGAGCGCCACGAGTCTGGGCCTGGGCGCCCTGCAGGTGGCGGCCGGCCTCGGCATCGTCGCCGGGGTCCCGGACACCCGGACCGTCGAGCTGATCATCATCGGCGGGCTGACCGCGGCGTTCTGCGCGTCGGCCTTCTCCGGTCTGCAGCGCGGCGTCAAATGGCTGTCGACGATCAACGTGTGTCTGGCCGTACTGCTGATGGTCTTCGTGTTCGTGATCGGGCCGACGGTCTACACCCTGGAGGTGCTGCCGGCGGCGGTCGGGGACTATTTGAACAATCTGCTGGTCATGTCGACGCGCACCGGAGCGTTCTCCGACCCGGACTGGATGGGCGCGTGGACGCTGTTCTACTGGGCGTGGTGGATCTCGTGGGCGCCGTTCGTGGGCACGTTCATCGCCCGGATCTCGCGGGGCCGCACCGTGCGGCAGTTCGTCGTCGGTGTGCTGCTGGTGCCCAGCGGCGCGAGCGCGGTCTGGTTCTCGATCATGGGCGGCAGCGCGTTGCGTACCCAGGCTTCCGGCTCCGCCGACCTGGTCGCGGACCTGCGTGACGGCGCCGAGTACGCGCTGTTCGGCCTCTTCGAGGCGCTGCCGCTGGCCGCGGTGACCACCACCTTGGCCATGGTGCTGGTCGGTGCCTTCTTCATCACCAGCGCCGATTCGGCGTCGCTGGTGCTCGCCTCACTGTCCTCGCGCGGCGCGCTGCGCCCGCACCGGCTGCTGGTGGTGATGTGGGGTGTGCTGATGGGCGCGGTCGCCGCGGGTCTGCTGCTCGCCGGCGGTCTGCAGGCGCTGCAGCAGGCCACCATCGTCATCGCCCTGCCGTTCGTCGTGGTGCTGCTCGCTCTCGCGGCGTCGTTGGTGAAGGAGATGGCCGGTGATCCGGCGGCCGGTGCCCGGCCGCGTCGGGCACGCCCGCACGGACTCGGTGACGCGGTCCGCACGGTACGCCCGGAGCGTGCCACCGACTAG
- a CDS encoding helix-turn-helix transcriptional regulator: MDASQRQADNMLLARAARNLSRQADIPLIFGGVGTTDVPVTVCLGAQTSALKSLVIRPDRGLGGKALVQKRLLALPRYDRAPEITHDYDEPVLGEGVVGLAVVPLMSGSQVRGLLYAGTRQHAALTSEIVSALAAEGHSMSLELSVRDEVERRMRATEAQRTKAVGRLREIARSTRDPQTRSALHEVLEGFRPVPDGAEALTPRQREVLELAELGLRNAEIGARLGLSEQTVKTYMRALMTRLGARSRLEAVHRYRAIRQS, from the coding sequence TTGGATGCTTCGCAGAGGCAGGCCGACAACATGCTGCTCGCCCGGGCGGCCCGCAACCTGTCCCGGCAGGCCGACATTCCGCTGATCTTCGGGGGTGTCGGCACGACTGACGTACCGGTGACGGTCTGTCTGGGTGCGCAGACCTCCGCGCTGAAATCCCTGGTGATCCGGCCCGACCGGGGCCTGGGCGGCAAGGCGCTGGTGCAGAAGCGGTTGCTGGCGCTGCCGCGCTACGACCGGGCGCCGGAGATCACCCACGACTACGACGAGCCGGTGCTGGGCGAGGGTGTGGTCGGCCTGGCCGTGGTGCCGTTGATGAGCGGCAGCCAGGTGCGCGGGCTGCTCTACGCCGGCACCCGGCAGCACGCGGCGCTGACCTCGGAGATCGTGTCGGCGCTGGCCGCCGAGGGGCACTCGATGTCGCTGGAGCTGTCGGTGCGCGACGAGGTCGAACGCCGGATGCGGGCCACCGAGGCGCAGCGGACGAAGGCGGTCGGCCGGCTGCGTGAGATCGCCCGGAGCACCCGGGACCCGCAGACGCGCAGTGCCCTGCACGAGGTCCTGGAGGGGTTCCGGCCGGTGCCCGACGGCGCCGAGGCCCTGACGCCGCGCCAGCGTGAGGTGCTGGAACTGGCCGAGCTGGGCCTGCGCAACGCGGAGATCGGCGCGCGGCTCGGGCTCAGTGAGCAGACCGTGAAGACCTACATGCGCGCGCTGATGACGCGGCTCGGTGCGCGCTCCCGCCTGGAGGCCGTGCACCGGTACCGCGCCATCCGACAGTCCTGA